From Burkholderia pseudomultivorans, the proteins below share one genomic window:
- a CDS encoding alpha/beta fold hydrolase, with amino-acid sequence MTVPSQLLFLPGASGSTAFWQPLASRLTHPAARRIVGYPGFGDTPHDPAVDDFDSLVRYVLATIDRPTAVIAQSMGGVIAMRAALERPELVTQLVLTVTSGGLDMRGLGAQDWRAGFTEANPQLPDWFLTFHADLSQEIGRIAQPTLLLWGDDDPLSPVAAGRRLLERLPDARLHVVPGGRHDLAAVHADALAPLVDAHLPRA; translated from the coding sequence ATGACCGTTCCGTCGCAACTGCTTTTCCTGCCCGGCGCATCGGGCAGCACCGCGTTCTGGCAGCCGCTCGCCAGCCGGCTCACGCATCCCGCCGCGCGACGCATCGTCGGCTATCCGGGCTTCGGCGACACGCCGCACGATCCGGCCGTCGACGATTTCGACAGCCTCGTGCGCTACGTGCTGGCGACGATCGACCGGCCGACCGCGGTGATCGCGCAGTCGATGGGCGGCGTGATCGCGATGCGCGCGGCGCTCGAGCGCCCCGAACTGGTCACGCAGCTCGTGCTGACGGTCACGTCGGGCGGCCTCGACATGCGCGGGCTCGGTGCGCAGGACTGGCGCGCGGGCTTTACCGAGGCGAACCCGCAGCTTCCCGACTGGTTCCTGACCTTTCACGCCGATCTGTCGCAGGAGATCGGCCGCATCGCGCAGCCGACGCTGCTGCTGTGGGGCGACGACGATCCGCTCAGCCCGGTCGCGGCCGGCCGGCGCCTGCTCGAACGGCTGCCCGACGCGCGGCTGCACGTCGTGCCGGGCGGCCGTCACGATCTCGCGGCCGTGCATGCGGACGCGCTCGCGCCGCTGGTCGACGCGCATCTGCCGCGCGCCTGA
- a CDS encoding metallophosphoesterase family protein, which translates to MKIAALSDIHGNLAALDAVLDDIRRRGADVIVNLGDIVSGALHPAETADRLIALDLPTIKGNHERQLLTGDRDAMRLSDRWAHDTLRDAHFAWIAALPERLTLDDDVLMVHGTPDSDLVYFLETVTPDGCRAATPDEIAQRAGDEPASLILCGHTHVPRAAALDDGRLIVNPGSVGLQAYADDQPRPHRIETGTPHARYAMVSRTASGWHAEFHAVEYDWHTAAATAAARGRDDWTVALRTGRC; encoded by the coding sequence ATGAAAATCGCCGCGCTCTCCGACATCCACGGCAACCTCGCCGCACTCGACGCCGTGCTCGACGACATCCGCCGCCGCGGCGCCGACGTGATCGTCAATCTCGGCGACATCGTGTCCGGCGCGCTGCATCCGGCCGAAACGGCCGATCGCCTGATCGCGCTCGACCTGCCGACCATCAAGGGCAATCACGAACGGCAACTGCTCACCGGCGATCGCGACGCGATGCGGCTGTCGGACCGCTGGGCGCACGACACGCTGCGCGACGCGCACTTCGCATGGATTGCCGCGCTGCCCGAACGCCTGACGCTCGACGACGACGTGCTGATGGTTCACGGCACGCCGGACAGCGACCTCGTCTATTTCCTCGAAACGGTGACGCCCGACGGCTGCCGCGCGGCGACGCCCGACGAGATCGCGCAGCGCGCGGGCGACGAGCCGGCATCACTGATCCTGTGCGGCCACACGCACGTGCCGCGCGCGGCGGCGCTCGACGACGGCCGGCTGATCGTCAACCCGGGCAGCGTCGGCTTGCAGGCCTACGCCGACGACCAGCCGCGCCCGCACCGGATCGAAACGGGCACGCCGCACGCGCGCTACGCGATGGTGTCGCGTACGGCATCGGGCTGGCATGCCGAATTCCATGCCGTCGAATACGACTGGCACACGGCCGCCGCCACCGCGGCCGCGCGCGGTCGCGACGACTGGACCGTCGCGCTGCGCACCGGCCGGTGCTGA
- a CDS encoding GNAT family N-acetyltransferase, with product MRIDAPPCAGFPGLSLRQLERTDLDAWYAYLSNPDVVRHTSWNLRSRDDLRPLFDGIESPEPDSIRRLAIVDDATAALVGTIGLHTVSTANRSAEIAYDLAPSHWGRGIASALCASVTGWAFAECGLFRVQAVVLTTNLGSARVLQKCGYRREGLLRAYRMVRGTPGDFAMYARLATD from the coding sequence ATGAGAATCGACGCGCCGCCGTGCGCCGGCTTCCCGGGGCTGTCGCTTCGACAGCTCGAGCGCACCGATCTCGACGCGTGGTACGCCTATCTGTCGAATCCCGACGTCGTCCGTCACACGAGCTGGAACCTGCGCTCGCGCGACGATCTGCGGCCGCTGTTCGACGGCATCGAATCGCCCGAGCCGGACTCGATCCGCCGTCTCGCGATCGTTGACGACGCAACGGCCGCGCTCGTCGGCACGATCGGGCTGCACACGGTCTCCACCGCGAACCGCTCGGCCGAAATCGCGTACGATCTCGCGCCGTCGCACTGGGGACGCGGCATCGCGAGCGCGCTATGCGCGAGCGTGACGGGCTGGGCATTCGCCGAATGCGGCCTGTTCCGCGTGCAGGCCGTCGTGCTGACCACCAACCTCGGCTCCGCACGCGTGCTGCAGAAGTGCGGCTACCGGCGCGAAGGCCTGTTGCGCGCGTACCGGATGGTGCGCGGCACGCCCGGCGATTTCGCGATGTACGCGCGCCTTGCGACCGACTGA